One genomic region from Jilunia laotingensis encodes:
- a CDS encoding UpxY family transcription antiterminator — translation MEATNGKIEGNFSCWYVICTVTRKEKSVKDCLEQDGIRSYLPSQKVIRLWNNRKKEIEIPVVSKLIFVYLTSSELEKLKKQNLSFLMKNAEDYITISEEAMADLQEMMVKSEGSAEKSRVLLSQMGLE, via the coding sequence ATGGAAGCAACAAACGGAAAAATAGAAGGAAATTTTTCTTGTTGGTATGTAATTTGTACCGTTACAAGGAAAGAAAAGAGTGTAAAAGACTGCTTGGAACAAGATGGCATTAGAAGTTATTTGCCATCACAGAAAGTTATTCGGTTATGGAACAATCGTAAAAAGGAAATAGAAATTCCTGTTGTTTCAAAATTGATATTTGTATACCTGACTTCTTCGGAACTTGAAAAACTTAAAAAGCAGAATCTTTCATTTTTGATGAAAAATGCAGAGGATTATATAACTATTTCTGAAGAGGCGATGGCCGATTTGCAAGAGATGATGGTCAAATCTGAGGGCTCTGCAGAGAAAAGTCGAGTACTGTTGTCACAGATGGGGCTTGAATAA
- a CDS encoding ROK family transcriptional regulator, giving the protein MKHSLLKEIEIGSKNALVKKRIITHYIYNGSSTITDLSRELDLSVPTVTKFIDEMCEDGYINDYGKLETSGGRHPNLYGLNPESGYFIGVDIKKFAINIGLINFKGDMMELKMNIPYKFENSKEGMNNLCHLILSFINKLNIDKEKILNINVNVSGRVNPESGYSFSQFNFEERPLADVLAEKIGYKVTIDNDTRAMTYGEYMQGCVKGEKDIIFVNVSWGLGIGIIIDGKIYNGKSGFSGEFGHISTYDNEIICHCGKKGCLETEASGSALYRIFLEHIQNGESSIISDRNIQDHPLTLDEIIAAVNKEDVLCIEIVEEIGQKLGKQIAGLINIFNPELVIIGGTLSLTGDYLTQPIKTAVRKYSLNLVNKDSIILTSKLKDKAGIVGACMLARSRMFEN; this is encoded by the coding sequence ATGAAGCACAGTTTACTTAAAGAAATAGAAATAGGATCCAAAAATGCGCTTGTTAAAAAGAGGATCATTACACATTATATATATAATGGTAGTTCTACTATCACAGATCTATCCAGAGAATTGGATTTAAGTGTGCCTACTGTCACCAAATTCATTGACGAAATGTGTGAAGACGGCTATATAAATGATTATGGAAAACTGGAAACAAGCGGTGGAAGACATCCTAATCTCTACGGACTCAATCCAGAATCAGGCTATTTTATAGGAGTGGATATCAAGAAATTTGCTATCAATATTGGATTAATCAATTTTAAAGGAGACATGATGGAACTCAAAATGAATATTCCTTATAAATTTGAAAATTCAAAAGAAGGAATGAATAATTTATGCCATCTCATTCTCAGTTTTATAAATAAACTAAATATAGATAAGGAGAAAATATTAAATATTAATGTAAACGTGTCAGGGCGAGTCAATCCTGAATCCGGGTACAGTTTCAGTCAGTTCAATTTCGAGGAACGTCCTTTGGCTGATGTACTGGCTGAAAAAATCGGCTACAAAGTAACCATAGATAACGATACTCGTGCCATGACATATGGAGAATACATGCAAGGATGTGTTAAAGGAGAAAAAGACATAATCTTTGTTAATGTTAGCTGGGGATTGGGTATAGGAATAATTATAGATGGGAAAATCTATAATGGAAAGTCGGGATTCTCAGGAGAATTTGGACATATCAGTACCTATGATAACGAAATAATTTGCCACTGCGGAAAAAAAGGATGCCTTGAAACAGAGGCCTCCGGTTCAGCTTTATACCGTATTTTTTTAGAGCATATTCAAAATGGGGAAAGTTCAATCATTTCCGATCGAAACATACAGGATCATCCGTTAACTCTCGATGAAATAATTGCTGCTGTCAATAAAGAAGACGTCTTATGCATTGAAATTGTAGAGGAAATCGGACAAAAGTTAGGTAAACAGATCGCTGGACTAATTAATATTTTCAACCCGGAACTAGTTATTATTGGAGGTACACTATCCTTAACCGGAGATTATCTCACGCAACCTATAAAAACTGCTGTTAGAAAATACTCACTAAATTTGGTAAATAAGGATTCAATCATCCTCACTTCCAAACTAAAAGACAAAGCCGGTATCGTTGGAGCTTGTATGTTAGCAAGAAGCCGGATGTTTGAGAATTAA
- a CDS encoding WbuC family cupin fold metalloprotein, with translation MKLITDTLLNDVSGQAKENPRLRMNYNFHNSMDAPIHRLLNALEPGTYLPPHRHKNPDKEETYLVLRGSLFAILFDDKGNVTEKVNLNPQKGMYGIEIPPCVWHSIVVLEPNTVIYEIKQGPFAPLMPDNIAPWAPDVTDKKGVEEFMNRMIEI, from the coding sequence ATGAAACTGATTACTGACACTTTATTGAACGATGTATCCGGGCAAGCGAAGGAGAATCCTCGCTTACGTATGAATTATAATTTTCATAATTCAATGGATGCTCCAATTCATAGACTGTTGAATGCTTTGGAACCCGGTACATATTTACCACCGCATCGCCACAAGAATCCTGATAAGGAAGAGACGTATCTTGTTTTACGAGGAAGTTTGTTTGCCATCTTGTTTGATGACAAAGGAAATGTCACTGAGAAAGTCAACTTGAATCCTCAAAAGGGGATGTACGGAATCGAAATTCCTCCTTGTGTTTGGCATAGTATTGTAGTTTTGGAACCAAATACTGTAATATATGAAATCAAACAAGGACCTTTTGCACCATTGATGCCTGATAATATAGCTCCGTGGGCACCAGATGTTACGGACAAGAAAGGTGTTGAAGAATTTATGAACCGGATGATTGAGATTTAA
- a CDS encoding Wzz/FepE/Etk N-terminal domain-containing protein, whose translation MSEDKNISKNPQQPEEQEIDLIELAQKVWAQRKLVFKVCGIALVVGLVVAFSIPKEYATSVTLAPETKGKASGGNMGALAAMAGINLGSSTGEDALSPELYPNIVSSTPFLIELFDVQVKDQKGEVNTTLYDYLYDYQKAPWWGTITSAPFKVLGWVVSLFKDKPQEEGSGKVDPFMLTKEEAAIADALGKRLAVSVDKKTGVTTLSVTMQDPLISATLTDTVMKRLQNYITDYRTNKARHDLQFTEKLYQEAKTNYYEAQQKYAHYMDGNQNIILRSVRAEQERLQNEMNLMYGVYNQVAQQLQMAKAKVQEITPVYTVVQPATVPLKPAKPNKIMILIGFVFLAGVGSVGWILFVKDLIKGWKQQTEK comes from the coding sequence ATGAGTGAAGATAAAAATATAAGCAAAAATCCTCAACAGCCGGAAGAACAAGAGATAGATCTGATAGAACTGGCTCAGAAAGTGTGGGCGCAGCGTAAACTGGTTTTTAAGGTTTGTGGAATTGCCTTGGTAGTAGGTCTTGTTGTAGCCTTCAGTATTCCTAAGGAATATGCAACCAGCGTAACTCTTGCACCAGAAACAAAGGGAAAAGCTTCGGGTGGAAATATGGGGGCTCTTGCTGCAATGGCAGGTATTAACTTAGGGTCTTCAACGGGTGAAGATGCACTTTCACCTGAGTTATATCCCAATATAGTTAGCTCTACTCCTTTTTTAATTGAACTGTTTGATGTTCAAGTGAAAGATCAAAAAGGGGAGGTTAATACAACTTTATATGATTATCTATATGATTATCAGAAAGCTCCTTGGTGGGGAACGATAACATCTGCACCTTTTAAAGTTTTGGGTTGGGTTGTTTCATTGTTTAAAGATAAACCTCAGGAAGAAGGTAGTGGTAAAGTGGATCCTTTTATGTTGACAAAGGAAGAAGCTGCCATAGCTGATGCATTAGGTAAAAGGCTTGCTGTTTCTGTAGATAAGAAAACAGGGGTGACGACGCTATCCGTAACGATGCAGGATCCATTAATTTCTGCAACCTTGACTGATACCGTGATGAAGCGTTTGCAAAATTATATAACTGATTACAGGACGAATAAGGCACGTCATGATTTACAGTTTACTGAAAAGCTATATCAGGAAGCTAAAACAAATTATTACGAAGCACAACAAAAATATGCACATTACATGGATGGTAATCAAAATATTATTTTGCGGAGTGTTCGTGCCGAACAAGAACGCTTACAGAATGAAATGAATCTGATGTACGGTGTTTATAATCAGGTAGCTCAGCAATTGCAGATGGCAAAGGCTAAGGTACAGGAAATAACTCCTGTATATACAGTAGTACAACCAGCAACGGTACCATTAAAACCGGCTAAACCAAATAAAATCATGATTCTTATCGGTTTTGTATTTCTGGCAGGTGTTGGAAGTGTAGGATGGATACTTTTTGTAAAAGACTTAATAAAGGGATGGAAGCAACAAACGGAAAAATAG